In Desulfonatronum thiosulfatophilum, the following are encoded in one genomic region:
- a CDS encoding HD domain-containing protein, whose translation MTLLVPNSPLRRLRKWLDRFPAPEGGLFLVGGGVRDLVLGRPIRDLDLVCRGAANFSARIAAGPGTRLVPLGHDHDPPSYRVVFRDDLAKELNIPSNFLDITEIHGRDIIDDLQRRDFTVNAMALELNSFSATRTHLPNMIDPHGGLADLRGGLVRHTGPLTIAQDPVRILRGFRLRAQLGWRIDPATFADFADHASALSAIAAERINLELRLILECPCGGNLLPELDRAGVLPVLFPEIEAMRGCSQNHFHHLDVLGHSLFAVEQLEICLAGLETLFGPQHEQVRQNLSAWRLPWLKLAVFLHDVGKPQSRGRNPSTGRTTFYGHDALGAEKAHAIAGRLRLSAAERDYIASLIRHHMHIGTLLRPEAKKKARLRWMRRLGSDLIPATLLCLADIRATLGPGSLLQDRRDQEKQSINLVSEYLEEAQTTLTASPLLTGRDLLALGMIPGPALGRTLKLLQEAQDSGEITNREQAVKMARELIQTE comes from the coding sequence ATGACCCTCTTAGTCCCGAATTCGCCGCTTCGCCGCCTGCGCAAATGGCTTGACCGGTTCCCCGCACCCGAGGGCGGCCTCTTTCTTGTGGGAGGAGGCGTTCGGGATCTGGTTCTGGGCAGGCCGATCAGGGACCTGGATCTGGTCTGCCGAGGAGCCGCGAACTTCTCCGCTCGAATCGCCGCAGGACCTGGAACCCGTCTGGTCCCGCTGGGCCATGACCACGATCCTCCCAGCTATCGGGTGGTTTTCCGTGACGATCTTGCCAAAGAACTGAATATTCCCTCCAATTTCTTAGATATCACCGAGATTCACGGCCGCGACATCATCGACGATTTGCAGCGCCGCGATTTCACCGTCAATGCCATGGCCCTGGAGCTGAACAGTTTTTCCGCAACCCGTACACACCTACCGAACATGATCGATCCTCACGGCGGGCTCGCTGATCTGCGCGGGGGCCTCGTGCGCCACACCGGCCCACTAACCATTGCGCAAGACCCGGTGCGCATCCTGCGCGGTTTCCGCTTGCGCGCCCAGCTGGGATGGCGGATAGATCCCGCGACCTTCGCCGACTTTGCCGACCATGCCTCGGCCTTGTCCGCGATAGCGGCTGAACGCATCAACCTGGAACTGCGGCTGATCCTGGAATGTCCGTGCGGCGGCAACCTGCTTCCGGAACTGGACCGGGCCGGGGTGCTGCCCGTGCTCTTCCCGGAGATCGAGGCCATGCGGGGATGCAGCCAGAATCATTTCCACCATTTGGACGTTCTCGGCCATTCTCTCTTTGCGGTGGAACAGCTGGAAATTTGTCTTGCCGGTCTGGAAACGCTTTTTGGCCCGCAGCACGAGCAGGTCCGCCAAAACCTTTCAGCGTGGCGGCTGCCCTGGCTGAAACTGGCGGTATTCCTGCACGACGTGGGCAAACCCCAGTCCAGAGGTCGCAATCCGTCAACCGGCAGAACCACATTTTATGGACACGACGCCTTGGGAGCGGAGAAGGCGCATGCCATTGCGGGCAGACTGCGCCTGTCCGCGGCGGAACGCGACTACATCGCGTCTCTCATCCGCCACCACATGCACATCGGCACGCTGCTTCGCCCAGAAGCCAAGAAAAAAGCGCGCCTGCGCTGGATGCGCCGCCTGGGATCGGACCTGATCCCCGCCACTCTACTCTGCCTGGCGGACATTCGCGCCACCCTTGGCCCGGGCAGCCTGCTCCAGGATCGCCGGGATCAGGAAAAACAATCCATCAACCTGGTTAGCGAATACCTGGAAGAGGCGCAGACAACCCTGACAGCCTCCCCTCTGCTCACCGGACGCGACCTGTTGGCCCTGGGCATGATCCCGGGTCCGGCACTGGGCCGGACCCTCAAACTGCTTCAGGAAGCCCAGGATTCAGGAGAAATCACGAACCGGGAACAGGCTGTGAAGATGGCCCGGGAGTTGATACAAACGGAGTAA
- a CDS encoding nucleoside recognition domain-containing protein, with the protein MTVPNSLHAVLLFLRRNIIDALGVCAALFKIMIPVMILMKILQELGLVAELGHYMAPLMQLFGLPGSVGLVWATALLTNLYAAAIVLITLLPETPLTSAQVTVIATMMLIAHGLPVELSIARRSGARIRTQFLIRMIAAMLCGWLLYMIYAGLNWGTGFVQPAWIPDAPPSGLPAWVLREIRNLAGIATIVLVMLMLLDILKRLGITDLMIRLLSPVFNSMGIGREAGTITIVGVTLGLSYGGGLIIHEARSGRIPAKDVFLALTFMGLCHALIEDTLLMLLLGADLGGILLARMAFSLAFLWVLSRIVARLSESTINGLLFRQDAVQRKPPPFFSV; encoded by the coding sequence ATGACGGTGCCGAACTCTCTGCATGCTGTCCTGCTGTTTTTACGCAGAAACATCATCGATGCCCTTGGCGTCTGCGCGGCACTCTTCAAGATCATGATTCCGGTGATGATCCTTATGAAAATTTTGCAGGAACTGGGGCTTGTGGCTGAACTCGGTCATTACATGGCCCCCCTGATGCAACTCTTCGGACTCCCCGGCTCCGTGGGTCTGGTCTGGGCCACGGCTTTGCTGACCAACCTTTATGCCGCCGCCATTGTCCTGATCACCCTGCTGCCGGAAACTCCCTTGACTTCCGCCCAGGTCACGGTCATTGCAACCATGATGCTCATTGCCCACGGCTTGCCGGTGGAACTGAGCATTGCCCGCCGCTCCGGGGCACGGATCCGTACGCAGTTCCTGATCCGAATGATTGCGGCCATGCTTTGCGGCTGGCTGCTGTACATGATCTATGCAGGGCTGAACTGGGGGACGGGTTTTGTCCAGCCGGCATGGATTCCCGATGCGCCCCCTTCCGGCCTCCCCGCCTGGGTGCTTCGTGAAATCCGCAATCTTGCCGGCATCGCGACCATCGTTCTGGTCATGCTCATGCTGCTGGACATCCTCAAACGTTTGGGTATCACGGACTTGATGATCCGCCTGCTCTCTCCAGTATTCAATTCCATGGGCATCGGCCGGGAAGCCGGAACCATCACTATTGTCGGCGTGACCCTGGGCTTGTCCTACGGCGGCGGATTAATTATTCATGAGGCCCGTTCCGGCCGCATTCCGGCAAAAGACGTTTTTTTGGCCCTGACCTTCATGGGCCTTTGCCATGCCCTGATCGAGGATACGCTTCTGATGCTTCTGCTGGGTGCGGATCTCGGCGGCATCCTCTTGGCAAGGATGGCTTTTTCCCTGGCCTTTCTTTGGGTGCTCTCCCGGATTGTGGCCCGCCTTTCGGAATCCACAATCAACGGCCTGCTGTTTCGCCAGGATGCGGTTCAGCGGAAACCGCCACCCTTTTTTTCCGTATAG